The proteins below come from a single Staphylococcus sp. MI 10-1553 genomic window:
- a CDS encoding helix-turn-helix transcriptional regulator — protein sequence MELNPRQEHIVEIVKSDGPITGEKIAEQLNLTRATLRPDLAILTMAGFLEARPRVGYFYSGKSSSQLLTEKFKKYIVKDYQSQPVILKSNVTVYEAICSIFIEDVGTLFIVNEDNELVGVCSRKDLLRASMAGQDIHTMPVNIIMTRMPNIVLLRENDLVLYAARQMIHKEIDSIPIVREKDNGKFEVTGRISKTTITKLFVSLFD from the coding sequence ATAGAACTCAATCCAAGACAGGAACATATTGTTGAAATTGTAAAATCTGATGGGCCTATTACTGGGGAAAAAATTGCTGAACAACTGAATTTAACACGTGCAACATTACGTCCAGACCTTGCTATATTAACGATGGCAGGATTTTTAGAGGCAAGACCGCGCGTAGGTTATTTTTATTCAGGAAAATCGAGCTCGCAACTTTTGACCGAAAAATTCAAAAAATATATTGTAAAAGACTACCAATCCCAGCCTGTCATTTTAAAAAGTAATGTTACCGTTTATGAAGCGATTTGTTCAATTTTTATTGAAGATGTTGGAACGTTATTTATCGTTAATGAAGATAATGAACTCGTGGGTGTATGTTCTAGAAAAGATTTGCTCAGAGCGTCGATGGCAGGACAAGATATTCATACGATGCCCGTCAATATCATTATGACACGTATGCCCAATATTGTTTTACTTAGAGAAAACGACCTCGTGCTTTATGCTGCGAGACAAATGATTCATAAGGAAATCGACTCAATACCTATTGTAAGAGAAAAAGATAACGGCAAATTTGAAGTCACTGGCCGTATCTCCAAAACGACGATTACGAAATTATTTGTATCGTTGTTCGATTAG
- the era gene encoding GTPase Era, which yields MSEYKSGFVTIIGRPNVGKSTFVNRVIGHKIAIMSDKAQTTRNKIQGVMTQEDAQIVFLDTPGIHKPKHKLGDYMMKVAKNTLSEIDAVMFMVNVNEEIGRGDEYIMEMLKTVKTPVFLVLNKIDLVHPDALMPRIEQYQRYMDFAEIIPISALEGHNVDHFINVLKAYLPEGPQYYPDGQISDHPEQFVVSELIREKILQTTSEEIPHAIGVNVERMTQESEDRVHIEAVIFVERDSQKGIVIGKGGKKLKEIGKRARLDIEYLLGSKVYLDLWVKVQKDWRNKSSFIKQMGYVEDE from the coding sequence ATGAGTGAATATAAGTCAGGATTTGTGACAATTATCGGACGCCCGAATGTAGGGAAATCAACGTTTGTCAATCGTGTTATTGGTCACAAAATAGCGATTATGTCCGATAAAGCGCAAACGACACGCAATAAAATACAAGGTGTCATGACACAAGAAGACGCGCAAATTGTTTTTCTAGATACGCCTGGTATTCATAAACCGAAACATAAATTAGGCGACTATATGATGAAAGTCGCTAAAAACACACTTTCAGAAATTGATGCGGTCATGTTTATGGTCAATGTTAATGAAGAAATTGGTCGCGGTGATGAATACATTATGGAAATGTTAAAAACCGTTAAAACGCCTGTCTTTTTAGTGCTTAACAAAATAGATTTAGTTCATCCAGACGCTTTAATGCCGAGAATCGAACAATATCAACGTTATATGGATTTTGCAGAAATTATACCTATCTCTGCTTTAGAAGGACATAACGTAGATCATTTCATCAATGTCTTAAAAGCTTATTTACCAGAGGGCCCGCAATATTATCCTGATGGCCAAATCTCAGATCATCCTGAACAATTTGTAGTCAGTGAACTCATTCGTGAAAAGATTTTACAAACGACAAGCGAAGAAATTCCTCATGCCATTGGTGTAAACGTTGAACGCATGACTCAGGAATCCGAAGATCGCGTCCATATTGAAGCGGTCATATTTGTGGAACGTGACTCACAAAAAGGTATCGTAATCGGAAAAGGCGGTAAAAAGCTCAAAGAAATCGGTAAGCGCGCTCGTTTGGACATTGAATATTTATTAGGTTCTAAAGTTTATTTAGATTTATGGGTGAAAGTTCAAAAAGATTGGCGTAACAAATCAAGCTTTATTAAGCAAATGGGCTATGTAGAAGATGAATAA
- the ybeY gene encoding rRNA maturation RNase YbeY: MFTIDFSDHTDQVKDDWYTQIRDVLEFAKNEEGIEEDAELSVTFVDKAEIQEINRDYRQKDKVTDVISFAFEEDEDIFEGMDVPRVLGDIIICTDIAAEQAQQYGHSFERELGFLALHGFLHLLGYDHMTEEDEKVMFGRQKDILNRFGLTRD, from the coding sequence ATGTTTACAATTGATTTTAGTGATCATACCGACCAAGTGAAAGATGACTGGTACACACAGATTCGAGATGTGTTAGAATTCGCTAAAAATGAAGAGGGCATTGAAGAAGACGCCGAACTTTCTGTCACTTTTGTAGATAAAGCTGAAATTCAAGAGATAAATCGTGATTACCGTCAAAAAGATAAAGTCACAGATGTCATTTCATTTGCATTTGAAGAAGATGAAGACATTTTTGAAGGAATGGATGTGCCACGCGTGCTAGGAGACATTATTATTTGTACGGATATCGCAGCAGAACAGGCACAACAATACGGACATTCTTTTGAACGTGAACTCGGCTTTTTAGCACTACATGGCTTTTTACATTTACTGGGCTATGATCATATGACAGAAGAGGACGAAAAGGTCATGTTTGGGCGTCAAAAAGACATTTTAAATCGATTTGGATTGACGAGAGACTAA
- the cdd gene encoding cytidine deaminase — MGYTDKHYTEVRKAQQKAYAPYSQFKVGAYLVTKDGQTFHGVNVENAAYPSSICAERSALVAAISQGYKPGDFESLTITVDSPELASPCGPCRQVIKELCDDDMPVYMTNQTGEMREATVAGLLPYGFSGKDLNI, encoded by the coding sequence ATGGGCTATACAGATAAACACTACACAGAGGTTAGAAAAGCACAACAAAAAGCTTATGCACCATACAGTCAATTTAAAGTTGGCGCATACTTAGTCACTAAAGATGGACAAACATTCCATGGCGTTAACGTTGAAAATGCAGCTTATCCATCATCAATTTGTGCAGAACGTTCCGCATTAGTGGCTGCGATTTCACAAGGCTACAAACCGGGAGATTTTGAATCGCTCACCATTACAGTAGATAGTCCAGAACTTGCATCGCCATGTGGACCTTGTCGTCAAGTGATTAAAGAACTTTGTGATGACGATATGCCAGTATATATGACAAATCAAACGGGTGAAATGCGTGAAGCAACAGTAGCCGGACTATTACCTTATGGATTTTCAGGAAAGGATTTAAATATATGA
- a CDS encoding Nif3-like dinuclear metal center hexameric protein, giving the protein MKLHELLTTLNQEVPFYTAESWDNVGLLIGDKQSEVNGILTTLDCTLNVVEEAINQNINTIIAHHPLIFKGVKNILEDGGYGSILYRLIQNNINLIALHTNLDVHPKGVNAMLAEKIGLKNYEVLDRQATAYYKVQVFIPKENAKGFKGTLAEHSLATEGNYEYCFFNTEGQGQFKPVGEANPHIGQIGNIETVNELKIEFMIRSGQMTFVQKLIEDNHPYETPVYDFIPMKKMSQYGLGMIGELPETQSVESFVQSVKQALQMPSVRYIGNRKATIKRVAIVGGAGVGFENLAHQRGADIFITGDIKHHEALDAKMSGINLLDINHYSEYVMKEGLVSLLEDWLADVAAQIPIKASTVHTDPYDYM; this is encoded by the coding sequence ATGAAATTACATGAATTGTTAACGACATTAAATCAAGAAGTGCCGTTTTATACTGCTGAATCTTGGGATAATGTCGGTTTACTCATCGGGGATAAACAAAGTGAAGTCAACGGCATTTTAACGACATTAGATTGTACTTTAAACGTTGTAGAGGAAGCTATCAACCAAAATATCAACACCATTATCGCACACCATCCGCTTATTTTTAAAGGCGTGAAAAACATTTTAGAAGATGGTGGATACGGTTCGATTTTATATCGTCTCATTCAAAACAATATCAATTTGATTGCATTGCATACGAATTTGGATGTCCATCCGAAAGGGGTAAATGCGATGCTTGCTGAAAAGATTGGGTTAAAAAATTATGAAGTGTTAGATAGACAAGCAACAGCGTATTATAAAGTACAAGTGTTCATTCCTAAAGAGAATGCAAAGGGCTTTAAAGGTACTTTAGCTGAGCATAGTTTGGCGACTGAGGGCAATTATGAATATTGTTTTTTCAATACTGAAGGACAGGGCCAATTCAAGCCAGTGGGTGAAGCGAATCCGCATATTGGACAAATTGGTAATATTGAAACCGTTAATGAACTAAAAATTGAGTTTATGATTCGCAGTGGTCAAATGACATTCGTACAAAAACTCATTGAAGACAATCACCCATATGAAACGCCTGTTTATGATTTTATACCGATGAAAAAAATGAGTCAGTATGGCCTCGGAATGATAGGTGAGTTACCTGAAACACAATCGGTTGAAAGCTTTGTACAGTCGGTCAAACAAGCACTTCAAATGCCAAGTGTGCGTTATATCGGCAATCGAAAAGCGACAATTAAACGTGTTGCAATAGTGGGTGGTGCAGGCGTTGGTTTTGAAAATCTTGCACATCAACGCGGTGCAGACATATTCATTACAGGAGATATTAAACACCATGAAGCTTTAGATGCCAAAATGTCGGGAATCAATCTATTGGATATTAACCATTATAGTGAGTATGTGATGAAAGAAGGGTTAGTGTCATTATTGGAAGACTGGTTAGCAGATGTAGCGGCTCAAATACCTATAAAAGCTTCAACAGTACACACTGATCCTTATGATTATATGTAA
- the dnaG gene encoding DNA primase, producing the protein MRIPQNTIEEIKQQSDILDIVSEYVKLEKRGRNYIGLCPFHDEKTPSFTVSEDKQICHCFGCKKGGNVFQFIQEIENISFTEAVQHLGERVNIKVDIGETNDDMHIASDDLKMIQMHEEILSYYHYLLKKTVEGEQALNYLYERGFTDDMIDARKIGFAPDSSHFATDFMEKKGYELQLGYEAGILSRNDTDFNYYDRFRNRIIFPLANAQGRIVGYSGRTYTEQEPKYLNSPESPIFQKRKLLYNLSEARKSIRQKDEVILLEGFMDVIKADDAGLKNVVASMGTQLSNEHITFLKKLCSHVTLMFDGDFAGIEATMKTGQQLLQQQFNVYVVQLPSKMDPDEYIMKYGAEKFNTFVNTEKKAFVSFKLQQHQHEIQNNDLAYEKYYHMFIEDAALISSHILRNKVVQNASEVFKVSADSLNKEVESVHPQQHFEQAGPVSTQTTQWMQHNKYEKAERAILKHFIMDKEVFLSFYQDIDDTDFTNEYFKRIFITLREFYSKFDSFTMSEFITYIDHDMLKEVLIYLWDYPLNREPYENEIADYIQVMTEHRYSESIETLHEKLREATRVGDIASQKYYLEMIVNKNRARLKSQE; encoded by the coding sequence ATGAGAATACCACAAAATACGATTGAAGAAATTAAGCAACAGTCTGACATACTCGACATTGTGAGTGAATATGTAAAGCTTGAAAAAAGAGGGCGCAATTATATCGGTTTGTGTCCTTTTCATGATGAGAAGACCCCATCGTTCACTGTTTCTGAAGATAAACAAATTTGTCATTGCTTTGGGTGTAAAAAGGGAGGCAATGTCTTTCAGTTTATTCAAGAAATTGAAAATATATCCTTTACAGAAGCTGTTCAACATCTCGGTGAACGTGTCAATATAAAGGTTGATATTGGTGAGACAAATGATGATATGCATATCGCTTCCGATGATTTAAAAATGATTCAAATGCATGAAGAGATATTGTCATATTATCATTATTTGTTGAAAAAAACTGTTGAAGGTGAACAAGCTTTAAATTATTTATATGAACGTGGCTTTACAGATGATATGATTGATGCACGTAAAATTGGCTTTGCACCAGATTCATCACATTTTGCTACGGATTTCATGGAAAAGAAAGGTTATGAATTACAGCTTGGCTATGAAGCAGGTATTTTGTCCCGTAATGACACAGACTTTAATTACTATGATCGCTTTCGGAACCGTATCATTTTCCCACTTGCTAACGCACAAGGGCGCATCGTAGGCTATTCTGGTCGAACATACACAGAGCAAGAACCGAAGTATTTGAATAGTCCAGAATCACCTATTTTCCAAAAACGAAAACTGTTATACAACTTGTCTGAAGCACGTAAAAGTATTCGACAAAAAGATGAAGTTATTCTTCTTGAAGGCTTTATGGATGTGATTAAAGCCGATGATGCAGGTTTGAAAAATGTTGTGGCAAGTATGGGAACACAGCTTTCTAATGAACACATCACATTTTTAAAGAAGCTCTGTAGTCACGTCACGTTGATGTTTGATGGTGACTTCGCCGGAATTGAAGCGACAATGAAAACAGGACAACAACTTTTGCAACAACAGTTTAACGTTTATGTCGTACAATTGCCGTCAAAAATGGACCCAGATGAATATATTATGAAATACGGAGCGGAGAAGTTTAATACATTTGTGAATACTGAGAAAAAAGCATTTGTCAGTTTCAAACTTCAACAACATCAGCATGAGATTCAAAACAACGATTTAGCATATGAAAAGTACTATCACATGTTTATTGAAGATGCTGCATTAATTTCTTCTCATATTTTAAGAAATAAAGTCGTACAAAATGCTTCAGAAGTGTTTAAAGTGAGCGCTGATAGTCTAAATAAGGAAGTAGAAAGTGTTCACCCACAGCAACATTTTGAACAAGCCGGACCTGTATCGACACAAACGACACAGTGGATGCAACATAACAAATATGAAAAAGCTGAACGTGCAATTTTAAAGCATTTCATTATGGATAAAGAAGTATTTTTAAGTTTTTATCAAGATATTGATGATACAGACTTTACAAATGAATATTTTAAACGTATATTTATTACCTTACGAGAATTTTATTCAAAATTTGATTCGTTTACGATGAGTGAATTTATCACGTATATAGATCACGATATGTTAAAAGAAGTGTTGATATATTTATGGGATTATCCACTTAACCGGGAGCCGTATGAAAATGAGATTGCTGACTATATACAAGTGATGACTGAACATCGCTATTCTGAGTCGATTGAAACACTCCACGAAAAATTGCGAGAAGCGACACGTGTTGGAGATATTGCATCTCAAAAATATTATTTAGAGATGATTGTTAATAAAAATAGAGCTAGATTGAAGAGTCAAGAATAA
- the rpoD gene encoding RNA polymerase sigma factor RpoD: protein MSDNQVKVIKKETIDPTLTLEDVKKQLIEKGKKEGHLSHEEVADKLQNFDMDSDEMDEFFDMINDSDIQLVNEKDSSDTDDKLNPNDLSAPPGVKINDPVRMYLKEIGRVDLLSAQEEIELAKRIEQGDEVAKARLAEANLRLVVSIAKRYVGRGMLFLDLIQEGNMGLIKAVEKFDFSKGFKFSTYATWWIRQAITRAIADQARTIRIPVHMVETINKLIRVQRQLLQDLGRDPAPEEIGEEMDLPPEKVREILKIAQEPVSLETPIGEEDDSHLGDFIEDQEAQSPSDHAAYELLKEQLEDVLDTLTDREENVLRLRFGLDDGRTRTLEEVGKVFGVTRERIRQIEAKALRKLRHPSRSKRLKDFMD, encoded by the coding sequence ATGTCAGATAACCAGGTAAAAGTAATCAAAAAAGAAACCATCGATCCGACACTCACATTAGAAGATGTAAAAAAACAACTTATTGAAAAAGGTAAAAAAGAAGGTCATCTAAGTCATGAAGAGGTAGCAGATAAATTACAGAATTTTGATATGGATTCTGATGAAATGGACGAATTTTTTGATATGATTAATGACAGTGACATTCAACTTGTTAACGAAAAAGACAGTTCTGATACGGATGATAAATTGAATCCTAATGATTTGAGTGCACCTCCAGGCGTTAAAATCAATGACCCTGTTCGTATGTATTTAAAAGAGATTGGTCGTGTCGATTTGTTAAGTGCGCAAGAAGAAATCGAGCTTGCGAAACGAATTGAACAAGGTGATGAAGTAGCGAAAGCGCGATTAGCTGAAGCGAACTTACGTCTTGTTGTCAGCATTGCTAAACGTTATGTCGGTCGTGGCATGCTATTTTTAGATTTAATTCAAGAAGGTAATATGGGCCTCATCAAAGCAGTTGAAAAATTTGACTTTAGTAAAGGTTTCAAGTTTTCTACTTATGCGACATGGTGGATTCGACAAGCGATTACACGTGCGATTGCTGACCAAGCACGTACGATTCGTATTCCAGTACACATGGTTGAAACGATTAACAAACTGATTCGTGTGCAACGTCAATTATTGCAAGACTTGGGACGTGATCCAGCACCTGAAGAAATTGGTGAAGAAATGGATTTACCACCAGAAAAAGTTCGAGAAATTCTTAAAATTGCTCAAGAACCTGTATCACTTGAAACACCAATTGGCGAAGAAGACGATAGCCATCTTGGAGACTTTATTGAAGACCAAGAAGCACAAAGCCCATCTGACCATGCGGCTTATGAATTATTGAAAGAACAGTTAGAAGATGTCCTCGATACATTAACTGACCGTGAAGAAAACGTATTACGCTTACGTTTTGGTTTAGATGATGGCCGTACACGTACACTTGAAGAAGTAGGTAAAGTATTCGGTGTAACTCGTGAACGAATTCGTCAAATCGAAGCAAAAGCATTACGCAAATTAAGACATCCAAGTCGAAGCAAACGCTTGAAAGATTTTATGGACTAA
- a CDS encoding pyruvate, water dikinase regulatory protein: protein MTNVKIIIASDSVGETAELVAKACMSQFNYSDCTNHILRYPYIETKENIDEVIAVAREVESIIIYTLVRPDIRAHIQENIDKYGLKSVDVMGPMLNVMEDTFHKKPLNEPGVVHKLDEDYFRKIEAMEFAVKYDDCKDPKGLPKADIVLIGISRTSKTPISQYLAHKRYKVMNVPIVPEVTPPESLFEVDPKKCVALKISSDKLNAIRKERLKQLGLSDSARYATDQRIAEELAYFNQIVERIGCPVLDVSNKAIEETANNIIQIIEHNHSFTSE from the coding sequence ATGACGAATGTAAAAATCATTATTGCTTCAGACTCAGTGGGAGAAACAGCTGAGTTAGTCGCAAAAGCGTGTATGTCTCAATTTAATTATAGCGATTGCACAAATCATATTCTTCGCTATCCTTATATTGAAACGAAAGAAAATATAGATGAAGTCATAGCGGTTGCAAGAGAGGTAGAATCTATTATTATCTATACACTAGTGCGACCAGATATTAGAGCACATATTCAAGAAAATATCGATAAATATGGCCTCAAATCTGTCGACGTCATGGGACCTATGCTCAATGTAATGGAGGATACATTCCACAAAAAACCATTGAATGAGCCTGGTGTCGTGCATAAATTAGATGAAGATTACTTTAGAAAAATTGAAGCGATGGAATTTGCAGTGAAATATGACGACTGTAAAGATCCAAAAGGGTTACCTAAAGCGGACATTGTACTTATCGGTATCTCCCGTACATCAAAGACGCCCATCTCACAATATTTAGCGCATAAACGTTATAAAGTGATGAACGTGCCGATCGTACCTGAAGTGACACCACCGGAATCATTATTTGAAGTGGACCCGAAGAAATGTGTGGCGCTCAAAATTAGCTCCGATAAATTAAATGCCATTCGAAAAGAGAGATTAAAACAACTTGGCTTATCTGATTCAGCACGTTATGCAACTGACCAACGTATTGCTGAAGAGTTAGCGTATTTCAATCAAATTGTCGAACGTATTGGTTGCCCAGTGCTAGATGTTTCTAATAAAGCGATTGAGGAGACGGCCAATAACATTATCCAAATTATTGAGCATAATCATTCCTTTACGAGTGAATAA
- a CDS encoding glycine--tRNA ligase has translation MEKKNMDTIVQLAKHRGFVFPGSEIYGGLANTWDYGPLGVELKNNVKKAWWKKFITQSPYNVGLDAAILMNPKTWEASGHLGNFNDPMIDNKDSKIRYRADKLIEDYMANVKGDENFIADGLSFDEMKRIIDEEGITCPVSGTANWTDIRQFNLMFKTFQGVTEDSTNEIFLRPETAQGIFVNYKNVQRSMRKKLPFGIGQIGKSFRNEITPGNFIFRTREFEQMELEFFCKPGTEIEWQNYWKDFAANWLESLGLDKENTRLRDHDEDELSHYSNATTDIEYRFPFGWGELWGIASRTDFDLKKHSEHSGEDFSYHDPETNEKYIPYCIEPSLGADRVTLAFLCDAYDEEGVEGSKDARTVLHFHPAIAPYKAAVLPLSKKLSADAIKVYEQLSEDFVVDFDESQSIGKRYRRQDEIGTPYCITFDFDSLEDQQVTVRDRDSMEQVRMPISELNAFLAEKVKF, from the coding sequence ATGGAAAAGAAAAACATGGATACGATTGTACAACTGGCAAAGCATAGAGGGTTTGTTTTCCCAGGTAGTGAAATTTATGGTGGTTTAGCGAACACTTGGGATTACGGTCCTCTAGGTGTTGAACTTAAAAATAACGTTAAAAAAGCATGGTGGAAAAAGTTTATAACACAGTCCCCTTATAACGTTGGTTTAGATGCTGCTATTTTAATGAATCCTAAAACTTGGGAAGCTTCAGGTCACTTAGGTAACTTTAACGATCCAATGATTGATAACAAAGACAGCAAAATTCGTTATCGTGCGGACAAGTTAATTGAAGATTATATGGCTAATGTGAAAGGTGACGAAAATTTTATCGCGGATGGTTTAAGTTTTGATGAAATGAAACGTATCATTGATGAAGAAGGCATTACGTGTCCTGTTAGTGGTACTGCAAACTGGACAGACATCCGTCAATTCAACTTAATGTTCAAAACATTCCAAGGTGTTACTGAAGATTCTACAAACGAAATTTTCTTACGTCCAGAAACAGCACAAGGTATTTTCGTCAACTATAAAAATGTTCAACGTTCAATGCGTAAAAAATTGCCATTTGGTATCGGTCAAATTGGTAAATCATTCCGTAATGAGATTACACCAGGTAACTTCATTTTCCGTACGCGTGAATTTGAACAAATGGAACTTGAATTCTTCTGTAAACCTGGTACTGAAATCGAATGGCAAAACTACTGGAAAGATTTTGCAGCAAATTGGCTTGAAAGTTTAGGGCTTGATAAAGAGAATACGCGTTTACGTGACCATGATGAAGATGAATTATCACATTACTCAAACGCTACAACAGATATCGAATATCGCTTCCCATTTGGTTGGGGTGAACTATGGGGTATCGCGAGTCGTACTGATTTTGACTTGAAAAAACATAGCGAACATTCGGGTGAAGACTTCAGCTATCACGATCCTGAAACGAATGAAAAATACATTCCTTATTGTATCGAACCTTCATTAGGTGCAGACCGTGTGACATTAGCATTTTTATGTGATGCCTATGATGAAGAAGGCGTTGAAGGAAGCAAAGATGCACGTACTGTTCTTCACTTCCACCCTGCTATCGCGCCATATAAAGCTGCTGTGTTACCTTTAAGTAAGAAATTATCTGCAGATGCGATTAAAGTATACGAGCAACTTAGTGAGGACTTTGTAGTAGACTTTGACGAATCTCAATCTATCGGTAAACGTTACCGCCGTCAAGACGAAATCGGTACACCATACTGTATTACATTTGATTTCGATTCATTAGAAGATCAACAAGTGACTGTACGTGACCGTGACTCAATGGAACAAGTGCGTATGCCAATTAGCGAACTCAATGCATTTTTAGCTGAAAAAGTTAAATTCTAA
- a CDS encoding diacylglycerol kinase family protein, which translates to MLNRFKYAFQGCRTILTKDRNFLYHLMTALLIFILGWTLSLSTIEWLFIILAIFLVIITEAINTAIEYVVDLATQDFHVFAKHAKDVAAFSVLLASLFAFIVGCIIFIPKFVSFL; encoded by the coding sequence ATGTTAAATCGTTTTAAATATGCCTTTCAAGGTTGCCGAACCATATTAACAAAAGATCGAAACTTTTTGTACCACCTTATGACGGCACTCTTGATATTCATTTTAGGATGGACACTGTCATTAAGTACGATAGAATGGCTCTTCATCATTTTAGCGATATTTCTTGTCATTATTACGGAAGCCATCAATACTGCAATAGAATATGTGGTTGATTTGGCGACACAAGATTTTCACGTTTTTGCGAAACATGCAAAAGATGTGGCAGCATTTAGTGTCTTACTTGCATCACTCTTTGCATTCATTGTAGGATGTATCATTTTTATACCGAAATTCGTTTCATTTTTATAA
- a CDS encoding tRNA (adenine(22)-N(1))-methyltransferase: protein MIPINKRLDKVSEFVQGDVLADIGSDHAFLPIYCIQNGTIQRAIAGEVIKGPYQSALTNVTTHGYQQQIDVRLGNGLTILKPTDRVDTVTICGMGGPLITRILNEGILYISNQPRLVLQSNIQSELIRRFLQQHGYRITTETLVKERAHIYEIIVADPGKMQLSNKDFKFGPYLHPEPNALFVEKWERELEALADIKKQLDPDKHHHRYHEIEAQENDIKEVLSQ from the coding sequence ATGATTCCTATTAATAAACGACTGGATAAAGTAAGCGAGTTCGTGCAGGGAGACGTGCTTGCAGATATTGGTTCTGACCATGCCTTTTTACCTATTTATTGTATTCAAAATGGTACCATTCAACGTGCAATTGCTGGAGAAGTGATCAAGGGCCCTTACCAATCTGCATTAACGAATGTGACGACACATGGCTATCAACAACAAATTGATGTTCGTTTAGGCAATGGTTTAACGATATTAAAACCGACAGACCGCGTGGATACTGTGACGATTTGTGGTATGGGAGGTCCGCTCATTACACGTATTTTAAATGAAGGGATTTTATATATTTCGAATCAACCGAGACTCGTCCTCCAATCAAATATTCAAAGCGAACTGATTCGTCGTTTTTTACAACAACACGGCTATCGCATTACAACAGAAACTTTGGTGAAAGAACGCGCGCATATTTATGAAATTATCGTTGCAGACCCAGGAAAAATGCAATTATCTAACAAAGACTTTAAATTTGGTCCATATCTTCATCCAGAACCAAATGCATTGTTTGTAGAAAAATGGGAACGTGAACTCGAAGCGCTAGCAGATATTAAGAAACAATTAGATCCTGATAAGCATCATCATCGTTATCATGAAATTGAAGCTCAAGAAAACGACATTAAAGAGGTGTTATCACAATGA
- the recO gene encoding DNA repair protein RecO produces the protein MLVKQKGIIIKEVDYGESDKIITILNEHGAKVPLMVRRAKKVKSGLQATTQIFVQGLFIYNQWKGMGTLTSVDVLNLNYELRQDIYAHSYASLCLETIDRAMEADEVNPGMYRLLNFAFDRLQQDVSPQLIANIVMLKCMPRFGFDVDLSKCVMTGETNPAKLTHFSFKFDGIIATEVTHRDPHALPLSNKTIYLTYVLKDLPLEKINSLRIQDTIVEEMSKLILLLYKEYAGMYFKSQRLINQLNRLKVTDATDH, from the coding sequence GTGCTCGTTAAACAAAAAGGTATCATTATAAAAGAAGTAGATTATGGTGAATCTGACAAAATCATTACCATCTTGAATGAACATGGAGCAAAGGTGCCGCTCATGGTCCGCCGTGCTAAAAAAGTTAAATCCGGCCTCCAAGCTACGACTCAAATTTTTGTACAAGGTTTGTTTATTTATAATCAGTGGAAAGGGATGGGGACGCTCACTTCTGTCGACGTCCTCAACCTCAATTATGAACTACGCCAAGACATTTATGCGCACAGTTATGCAAGCTTATGTTTGGAAACGATTGACCGTGCGATGGAAGCGGATGAAGTCAATCCAGGGATGTATCGATTGCTTAATTTCGCTTTTGATCGCCTCCAGCAAGATGTATCTCCACAACTCATAGCAAATATTGTTATGTTGAAATGTATGCCTCGTTTTGGGTTTGATGTGGATTTATCGAAATGTGTTATGACAGGTGAGACAAACCCTGCAAAGTTGACTCATTTTAGTTTTAAGTTTGATGGCATTATCGCAACAGAAGTTACACATCGTGATCCTCACGCATTGCCTTTATCGAATAAAACGATTTATTTAACGTATGTCTTAAAAGACTTACCGTTAGAAAAAATCAATTCATTGCGCATTCAAGATACGATTGTAGAAGAAATGTCTAAGCTCATCTTACTGTTATATAAAGAATATGCAGGGATGTATTTTAAAAGCCAACGTTTGATTAATCAATTGAATCGATTGAAGGTCACAGATGCCACTGATCATTGA